One genomic region from Osmerus eperlanus chromosome 6, fOsmEpe2.1, whole genome shotgun sequence encodes:
- the etaa1b gene encoding uncharacterized protein etaa1b: MTTNFKNRLTKRIDKINNGAGRFIMTDRKKHEAPTASREFSEMWNHALSKNRPRSNKSRNKTKHTQLSPCVNSSSPPKVLETPRCRGRLGYSNLNSGDSPGDGEMVHDIIWDSTSPSGNNGKGPGETKVVKISDIVNRIVPKDTKPTSVESALLQWIGDSAVPCTPEARPPSVKRKSTRQSNVEDLMKLAKQFDISMHQQDKESLEQRNNTLNNLSKHNTAAGRSSGEIIPAVCVEERGSLSSRSQQAEEELHALFDGPTQRISGRLSQGSSASSYSQDIKGQPGVSHLATHRSEVKSGPVPCPGDVDGIFKGASVKADDFDDDWENDDLLNDSNVLEMNSEPQAEVAPKPSSQTCTIKNCLATESLPAITTCRSTRVHCPDQVSIVHPQASRSNLTGLCPKPKTTNRSTFKLDPNPYFQGKMSATREVPKTCLTLVKPQPTTQRLDRGCPTATPGSSFAVTSDQRTENSLKDVSDVDFKSLFDSESQWDEGDDDELLYQVCDNVERISYSQPESVTSSDGRKQLDEIKRKMSTPVIIDIDRSVNRGSCSYVRSNSAPGTSIPTENFQLWNVPYQAANHSIVTQSHSGGGVGMFTQATSAPGGGSISHGTCATFQSVDNKTTMQPHTVSARNPNSHHASFKRHLSDSATMNNKVFVTSGMAGKCSALEIERKKQEAIARRRTRMQTHNPGGASC; the protein is encoded by the exons ATGACAACAAACTTTAAAAATCGGCTAACAAAACGAATAGACAAGATAAATAATGGTGCAGGACGATTTATAATGACCGACCGGAAAAAGCATGAAGCTCCCACTGCTTCACGTGAGTTCAGTGAAATGTGGAATCATGCACTTTCTAAAAACAGACCGAGATCGAACAAATCAAGGAATAAAACAAAACATACCCAACTATCACCATGCGTTAACTCTTCAAGTCCCCCCAAAG TTTTGGAGACCCCCAGATGCAGAGGAAGACTAGGATACAGCAACTTGAATAGTGGAGATTCCCCTGGTGATGGAGAAATGGTGCATGACATCATATGGGACTCCACATCACCTTCTGGAAACAATg GGAAAGGGCCCGGAGAAACTAAAGTTGTCAAGATCTCAGACATTGTCAATCGCATTGTTCCAAAG gATACCAAACCTACCAGTGTTGAGTCAGCCTTATTACAGTGGATTGGGGACAGTGCTGTCCCTTGTACCCCTGAAGCGCGTCCACCAAGTGTCAAGAGGAAATCAACACG GCAAAGCAATGTGGAGGACCTCATGAAACTGGCCAAGCAATTTGACATCAGTATGCACCAGCAAGACAAAGAGAGCCTTGAACAAAGAAACAACACCCTCAATAACCTCagcaaacacaacacagcagcCGGCCGCTCGTCCGGTGAGATTATTCCTGCCGTTTGCGTGGAGGAACGCGGAAGTCTGTCCTCCAGGTCCCAGCAAGCGGAGGAGGAGCTACACGCTCTGTTTGACGGGCCGACTCAGCGAATTAGCGGCCGTCTGAGTCAGGGTTCATCTGCGTCCTCGTATTCACAAGACATTAAGGGTCAACCTGGGGTTTCCCATCTCGCCAcccacaggtcagaggtcaagtcTGGTCCTGTACCATGTCCCGGTGACGTGGACGGGATTTTCAAAGGTGCGTCAGTCAAAGCGGACGATTTTGACGATGATTGGGAGAATGATGACCTCCTCAATGACTCAAATGTGCTTGAGATGAACTCTGAGCCACAGGCGGAAGTGGCACCCAAACCCAGCTCACAAACATGCACTATCAAAAATTGCCTTGCTACAGAATCTCTTCCAGCCATAACTACATGTAGGTCTACACGTGTGCACTGTCCTGATCAGGTGTCCATTGTACACCCTCAAGCCAGCAGAAGCAACCTTACAGGGCTGTGTCCCAAACCAAAGACTACCAACCGAAGCACTTTCAAGCTAGACCCCAATCCCTACTTCCAGGGCAAGATGTCTGCCACCAGAGAAGTACCCAAAACGTGCCTTACTCTAGTAAAACCCCAGCCTACAACTCAAAGGCTTGATCGGGGCTGCCCTACAGCCACGCCAGGCTCTTCTTTCGCAGTGACTTCAGACCAGCGGACAGAGAACTCTCTAAAGGACGTCTCAGACGTGGACTTTAAGTCCCTTTTCGACTCTGAGTCCCAGTGGGACGAGGGGGATGATGATGAACTGTtgtaccaggtgtgtgacaACGTGGAGAGGATCTCCTACAGTCAGCCAGAGTCCGTGACCAGCTCTGACGGCCGGAAACAATTGGACGAAATCAAGCGAAAAATGTCCACGCCCGTAATCATTGATATAGATCGGTCTGTGAACAGAGGGTCATGCAGCTACGTCCGTTCTAACTCTGCACCGGGAACCAGCATCCCAACTGAGAACTTCCAATTATGGAACGTTCCATATCAAGCTGCCAACCATTCCATTGTGACTCAGAGCCACTCAGGTGGTGGGGTGGGCATGTTCACCCAGGCTACTAGTGCTCCTGGTGGGGGATCAATAAGCCATGGGACCTGTGCAACCTTCCAGtctgtggacaataagacaacTATGCAGCCACATACAGTCTCGGCCAGGAACCCCAACTCCCATCATGCATCATTCAAGAGACATCTGTCCGACTCTGCAACCATGAACAACAAAG ttTTTGTCACAAGTGGCATGGCGGGGAAGTGTTCTGCGCTGGAGATTGAGAGGAAGAAGCAGGAGGCGATAGCCAGGAGAAGAACACGGATGCAGACCCACAACCCAGGAGGAGCATCGTGTTGA